In the genome of Candidatus Aminicenantes bacterium, the window GCACAACAATCAACAGTATCAAATCTGTCAAGAAATGGGCAACGATGTTCAAGGTAAGGTTTCGTTTCCACATGTATAGCCCAGTAATATCAACCCTATCGGCAGAACGACACCTATGCTGTGCCCCCATCCCCATCCCGGCACATGCAAGATCGTGAACACGACCAGTCCCATTAGCGCGCCTACCCAAGTCTTTCCCGTCAAGCCTTTCATTCTCTCCGTCGGATACGCCCGATAGAGAATCTCCTCTGTAACCCCTGCTCTGAGTGCCAAAAGGATACGCAGCACGATTGACTGTTCAGCCAACTCATCCAAGCCTGCCATTGTGCTAACTGAACTCCCAATCACACGCCCCACTATGATCACCAAGATCGGTGCCAACACAAACAAAACCATGCTCAAGAGTAATGCCAACAGCCCCTCTTTCCAGGTCAGACCGTGAGCCCCTACCGAACTCCAGAGGCTGACGCTCCCAAAACACCACCACGGCTATTACACCAAAGGCCAA includes:
- a CDS encoding CPBP family intramembrane metalloprotease — translated: MALLLSMVLFVLAPILVIIVGRVIGSSVSTMAGLDELAEQSIVLRILLALRAGVTEEILYRAYPTERMKGLTGKTWVGALMGLVVFTILHVPGWGWGHSIGVVLPIGLILLGYTCGNETLP